TTATATGTTTTGGGGTCCCCGCAAAGTATCTGAGTCATCATCGAAGCTAAAGCCCCACTTTGTGGGGTTACCTTAAGGAGGAGTAACCAGATGATCAGATATCCGGAATTAGAAGCAGGAGCCGTTATTGGTGTAACCGCGCCTTCATCAGGAGTGGGAGAGGAACTTCGTGAACTGCTTGAACTGGCTGTAGAACGGCTGCAAAAAAGAGGGTACGGCGTAGTATGCGGACCGACAGCGTGGACACAGGAGAAGGCCAAATCGGCCCCGGCTGCTGTACGCGCCGCTGAATTCAACACGATGATGGCAGATGAGTCCATCGGACTCGTCGCACCTCCCTGGGGCGGGGAGCTGCTGATCGAGATTCTGGAGCAGGTGGAATTCAGCAAGATGAAGTGTAAATGGATTCTCGGCTATTCCGATATCAGTGTGCTGCTGCTGGCTGTCACGCTGAAGACGGGGATTGCCACTGCCCATGGTACCAATTTCATTGATCTCCGTGGAGAACAGACAGATCCGACAACCGCTATGTGGGACAAGGTATTGTCTACCCCAAGCGGCGGGTCCGTAATTCAGCATTCCTCACAGCAGTACCAGCTGGAATGGGGAGGAGGCGAGCCGTCGCCCCATGTGTTCAACCTTACAGAAGCAACTAGCTGGAAGACGGTGGGTAATCAGGCCATCACCATGCACGGCCGCCTGCTGGGCGGCTGTATTGACGTTATCCGTCATCTGATCGGCACGCCGTATGGAGAGGTGCGGCATTTCCAGCAGCACTATATCCATAATGAGCCTATTCTGTGGTACTTAGAGAACTGTGAGCTGTCCGTGACCGACCTGCGCCGCTCCCTGGTGCAGATGAAGCTGGCGGGCTGGTTCGAGCATTGCAGCGGCCTCATGTTCGGCCGCAGCGCGGCTAACCGCCCTATGGAGGGGTACACCGTAGAGGATGTCTACCAGGAGCTGGCCGATGAGCTGGGACTGCCGGTGGCATACGACATCGACTGCGGGCATCTGCCGCCGCAGGTTACTTTGGTAAATGGCGCTTTTGCAGAGGTAGCGGTTGGAGAGGGCAAGGGAACTGTGACTCAGTACTTCCGGGCATAGATTGGATATTAGGATGTTGCTCGTATGAACTCTAATTTCCTGCCTCTTCTCATACCATAAGCAGTCCGCTCTTAAACAGGTATATTCGTCATATAGAATGTGAATTTATGTCGAATTTAGTTGAAAAAAAGTGCTGGGATTATTCAAGGAATGCTCTACGAATGGCTGGCATCCTGTATAATTTATGAATATACAGACAGCTAGAGCTGCCGATTCCTGATCGCAGTTAATCCCTCACGAAAGAGAGCAGTGACTATGAAATCCATCGCATGGGTGACTGACAGCACCAGCACCATTGATTCTGAATTCGCCATGAATAACCATGTTTATATCGTTCCCCTCCGTCTAATCGTCAATAATGAATGTTATAAAGAAAATATAGATATTAACGCCGATCAGTTCTATGACAAAATGCGGCAGCATGACAAGGTAGGCAGCTCCCAGCCGCCGATTGGCGAGTTCGTGGAATTATACGAGCGTCTGAAGGAAGAGTACGACGAGATTATTGCGATCCACTGTTCCTCCGAGCTTAGCGGGACCTTCAACACCTCGATGCAGGCGGCGGATATCGCTGGAGTGAATGTAATAGGTATCGATTCCAAAGTAGGCGCGTACCCGATCCGTGAGATGCTTCTGCGCGGTATTCACTGGCAGCAGGCAGGTTGCTCTGCGCAGGAGATCAAGAACAGAATTGATAATATAATCGAGGAAATGTCCTTCTATATCATCCCTGCCAGCCTGAGCCAGCTGCACCGCAGCGGACGGCTCTCCGGATCTCAGTTCCTGCTGGGCCAGCTGATGCGGATTCATCTGCTTCTGAGGTTCGATGAGGGCAAAATTGTCGTAGTTGATAAAATCCGGACCTTCAAGAAGACGAAACAAAAGCTGCTGGAGACCATCCAGCAGGAAATCGGCCGCTTCCAGGATGTATGTATTATGCACGCCAACAATAAAGAAGAGGCGCTGAGCCTGGAGTGGGCCATTAAGGCCATGTCCCCTTCGGTTCGCACAGAGATTATGACCTTTGTCCCGGTGGTAGGTGCTCATATGGGCGAGGGAACACTGGCGCTGTCATGGATTAACCGTACGGCCCTGAATAGTATTGATGCTGAGGATGAAGTGCTGGAGTCTGTGCTCTAGAAAAGGAGCGGAACGATGTTCTTATATCATTATTATGATGCAGCTGTGGGGCCGTTTGTCAGCCTATCCGATTTACCGGGCGATCAGGCGAGGGCTGTGCTGGAGAC
This genomic interval from Paenibacillus sp. FSL H8-0332 contains the following:
- a CDS encoding S66 peptidase family protein; the protein is MIRYPELEAGAVIGVTAPSSGVGEELRELLELAVERLQKRGYGVVCGPTAWTQEKAKSAPAAVRAAEFNTMMADESIGLVAPPWGGELLIEILEQVEFSKMKCKWILGYSDISVLLLAVTLKTGIATAHGTNFIDLRGEQTDPTTAMWDKVLSTPSGGSVIQHSSQQYQLEWGGGEPSPHVFNLTEATSWKTVGNQAITMHGRLLGGCIDVIRHLIGTPYGEVRHFQQHYIHNEPILWYLENCELSVTDLRRSLVQMKLAGWFEHCSGLMFGRSAANRPMEGYTVEDVYQELADELGLPVAYDIDCGHLPPQVTLVNGAFAEVAVGEGKGTVTQYFRA
- a CDS encoding DegV family protein yields the protein MKSIAWVTDSTSTIDSEFAMNNHVYIVPLRLIVNNECYKENIDINADQFYDKMRQHDKVGSSQPPIGEFVELYERLKEEYDEIIAIHCSSELSGTFNTSMQAADIAGVNVIGIDSKVGAYPIREMLLRGIHWQQAGCSAQEIKNRIDNIIEEMSFYIIPASLSQLHRSGRLSGSQFLLGQLMRIHLLLRFDEGKIVVVDKIRTFKKTKQKLLETIQQEIGRFQDVCIMHANNKEEALSLEWAIKAMSPSVRTEIMTFVPVVGAHMGEGTLALSWINRTALNSIDAEDEVLESVL